The following are from one region of the Amylibacter sp. IMCC11727 genome:
- a CDS encoding YifB family Mg chelatase-like AAA ATPase, giving the protein MVARAYTVAFHGVEARLVEVQCSLSPGMPAFNIVGLPDKAVSEAKERVRSAMTAMALALPSKRITINLSPADIIKEGSHFDLPIALALMAAMDVIPQDEVARQVALGELSLDGKLIPVIGTLPAALAAAEAECNLVCPADCGAEAAWVGAVQVIAPASLLECMNHFRGRQTLPPAQPGEVVPDTNTKCLRDVKGQERAKRALEIAAAGRHHLFFVGSPGSGKSMMAARIPSLLPALEAEEALETSMIHSLAGLLSSGGISKSRPFRDPHHTASMAAIIGGGRGAKPGEVSLAHNGVLFLDELPEFTRQVLETLRQPLETGSVMVARANNHVTYPCRFMLVSAANPCRCGYLADAERACARVPICGEDYLGKISGPLMDRFDLRVEVPPVSMTDLTLPDDGETSATIAARVATARQVQRARYADHPDLRQNADIEGEHLNEVATPDSEGAEMLNKAADKFKLSARGYHRILRVSRTIADLAGSETVQKPHVAEAISYRLVSAAP; this is encoded by the coding sequence ATGGTTGCACGGGCGTATACGGTGGCGTTCCACGGGGTAGAAGCCCGCTTGGTCGAGGTGCAGTGTTCCCTTTCACCTGGGATGCCTGCATTCAACATTGTCGGCCTTCCCGACAAAGCCGTATCCGAGGCAAAGGAACGTGTGCGCTCTGCCATGACCGCTATGGCCTTGGCGCTGCCCTCCAAGCGCATCACCATTAATCTGTCACCTGCGGATATTATAAAAGAAGGTTCGCACTTCGATCTGCCAATCGCACTGGCGTTGATGGCCGCGATGGATGTGATCCCCCAAGACGAAGTAGCACGGCAGGTGGCTTTGGGCGAACTCTCCCTTGATGGAAAACTGATCCCTGTGATTGGCACACTGCCCGCTGCACTGGCCGCGGCCGAAGCGGAGTGCAATCTTGTGTGTCCCGCTGATTGCGGGGCTGAGGCCGCTTGGGTCGGTGCTGTGCAAGTGATCGCACCTGCGTCTTTACTGGAATGTATGAACCATTTTCGCGGCCGCCAGACGCTGCCCCCTGCCCAACCGGGCGAAGTTGTGCCTGATACCAACACCAAATGCCTGCGTGATGTCAAAGGCCAAGAACGGGCCAAACGCGCCTTGGAAATTGCCGCCGCTGGCAGGCATCATCTGTTTTTTGTCGGCTCACCTGGATCGGGGAAATCCATGATGGCGGCCCGCATCCCAAGCCTGTTGCCCGCGCTTGAGGCGGAAGAGGCGCTTGAAACCTCTATGATCCATTCGCTGGCTGGGTTGTTATCATCGGGCGGCATTTCCAAATCACGCCCCTTTCGTGATCCCCACCATACCGCATCCATGGCCGCCATTATTGGCGGCGGACGCGGCGCGAAACCAGGCGAAGTATCCTTGGCCCATAACGGCGTTTTGTTCCTTGATGAATTGCCCGAATTCACGCGCCAAGTGCTCGAAACGCTACGACAACCATTGGAAACGGGTTCGGTTATGGTGGCCCGCGCCAACAACCACGTCACCTATCCTTGTCGGTTTATGCTGGTCTCTGCCGCCAACCCCTGTCGATGCGGATACCTCGCTGACGCAGAACGGGCCTGCGCCCGCGTGCCCATCTGTGGGGAGGATTATTTGGGTAAAATCTCTGGTCCTCTGATGGATCGATTTGATTTACGGGTCGAAGTCCCGCCTGTTTCCATGACGGATTTGACCCTGCCTGATGATGGCGAAACCTCGGCCACCATTGCGGCGCGAGTGGCAACGGCACGGCAGGTGCAACGGGCCCGTTACGCGGATCATCCTGACTTGCGGCAAAACGCAGACATCGAAGGGGAACATCTGAACGAAGTGGCCACACCTGATTCCGAAGGGGCAGAGATGCTGAACAAAGCGGCGGATAAATTCAAATTATCCGCTCGCGGATACCATCGCATTTTACGAGTATCGCGCACCATCGCCGATCTTGCAGGGTCCGAAACCGTGCAAAAACCCCATGTGGCCGAAGCGATTAGTTATCGTTTGGTGTCCGCTGCCCCTTGA
- a CDS encoding alpha/beta hydrolase, whose product MNSLRLWAYSAFTRAVIKPWLRRQADPAHVRAAFEAHAKRMHLHPPFAIYRNGTIGDVPVLWVSRNAVKRDDVLLYFHGGAFVAGSPDTHKHMIADLAGRLGIEAVMPRYRLAPENPFPAAFEDCFAVYRGLLDRGLRADQIVLGGDSAGGALTLALLGHLSETGEDLPQSAFALSPVVDMSARFDSMTQNAKSEVLLIAERFDEIGAMYVDADNLSHPHASPLHADFKRCPPLLLHHCEGEVLRDDTLAMQQKLVALGHDVLVRSFPNAFHVFHIMRGHFPEARAGLDDVVAFIKGQRTPNDN is encoded by the coding sequence ATGAATTCGCTGCGCCTTTGGGCTTATAGCGCCTTTACGCGGGCGGTGATTAAACCATGGTTGCGTCGTCAAGCAGACCCTGCCCATGTGCGTGCCGCATTTGAAGCCCATGCAAAGCGGATGCATTTACATCCCCCGTTTGCCATTTATCGCAACGGGACCATCGGCGATGTTCCAGTTTTATGGGTGTCGCGCAATGCGGTGAAACGCGATGATGTGCTGTTGTATTTCCACGGCGGCGCCTTCGTGGCGGGCAGCCCAGATACGCACAAACATATGATTGCGGATTTGGCGGGGCGGCTTGGCATAGAGGCTGTGATGCCCCGCTATCGCTTGGCCCCTGAAAACCCATTTCCCGCAGCGTTTGAGGATTGTTTTGCAGTCTATCGCGGCCTGTTGGATCGCGGCCTTCGCGCGGATCAAATCGTGCTGGGTGGGGACAGTGCGGGTGGGGCATTAACCCTCGCCTTGCTTGGGCATTTGTCCGAAACAGGAGAGGACCTACCGCAAAGTGCGTTCGCGCTCAGCCCTGTTGTGGATATGTCCGCACGCTTTGACAGCATGACGCAAAACGCCAAGAGCGAAGTGTTGTTGATCGCCGAACGGTTTGATGAAATCGGTGCGATGTATGTAGATGCCGACAACCTGTCCCATCCTCATGCCTCGCCTTTACATGCGGATTTCAAACGGTGCCCGCCCTTGCTGCTGCATCACTGCGAGGGCGAAGTGTTGCGCGATGATACCTTGGCAATGCAGCAAAAACTGGTGGCGCTGGGCCATGATGTTCTCGTGCGCAGTTTTCCAAATGCGTTTCATGTGTTTCACATCATGCGCGGCCATTTTCCAGAGGCGCGGGCGGGGCTCGATGATGTTGTTGCGTTTATCAAGGGGCAGCGGACACCAAACGATAACTAA
- the gshB gene encoding glutathione synthase: MKVAFQMDPIGAVDINADSSFRIAEEAQSRGHELFFYTPDKLAFEEGQVTARGHRMELRRVEGDHVTLQPEEKINLADWDVVWLRQDPPFDMGYITTTHILDMIHPDTLVVNDPMWVRNYPEKLLVLQFPDLTPPTTIARDIETLKAFKEKHQDIILKPLYGNGGAGVFRLEPGDRNLNSLHELFTGINREPLIAQKFLPDVAAGDKRVILVDGEPVGAINRVPAKGETRSNMHVGGRPEKVALSDRDREICAAIGPLLREKGQIFVGIDVIGGNLTEINVTSPTGIQELERFDGINVAEKIWQAIEKRVG, translated from the coding sequence TTGAAAGTTGCCTTTCAAATGGACCCGATTGGGGCCGTCGATATCAACGCCGATAGCAGTTTTCGCATCGCAGAAGAGGCCCAGTCCCGTGGGCATGAATTGTTTTTTTACACCCCAGACAAACTGGCCTTTGAAGAAGGGCAAGTCACCGCACGGGGACATCGGATGGAATTGCGCCGCGTAGAAGGGGATCATGTCACGCTCCAGCCAGAGGAAAAGATCAACCTTGCGGATTGGGATGTGGTGTGGCTGCGCCAAGACCCACCTTTTGATATGGGGTATATCACCACCACACATATCCTTGACATGATCCATCCAGACACATTGGTCGTGAACGATCCGATGTGGGTGCGCAATTATCCTGAAAAACTGTTGGTGCTGCAATTTCCTGACCTGACGCCGCCTACAACCATCGCGCGGGATATTGAAACCCTGAAAGCGTTTAAAGAAAAGCATCAGGATATCATCCTCAAACCGCTTTATGGAAATGGGGGGGCAGGGGTGTTCCGCCTTGAACCTGGTGATCGCAACCTCAATTCCCTGCACGAGCTTTTCACTGGTATCAACCGCGAGCCATTGATCGCGCAAAAGTTTCTGCCGGATGTGGCTGCGGGGGATAAACGTGTGATTCTTGTGGATGGGGAGCCTGTTGGGGCCATCAACCGCGTCCCTGCCAAGGGGGAAACACGATCCAACATGCACGTAGGCGGGCGGCCTGAAAAGGTGGCGCTGTCGGATCGGGACCGCGAAATCTGTGCGGCCATTGGGCCGTTGTTGCGTGAGAAGGGCCAGATTTTCGTGGGAATTGATGTGATCGGGGGCAATCTGACGGAAATCAACGTTACCTCGCCCACGGGCATCCAAGAACTGGAGCGGTTTGACGGCATCAATGTGGCTGAGAAGATTTGGCAGGCCATTGAAAAACGGGTGGGTTGA
- a CDS encoding YraN family protein codes for MDKASRGKISYLKGQAAEDQIAAAYVRSGFDIVERRWKTKEGEIDLVAKHGSKIYFVEVKSSSTFETAVEQITPRQQQRIHDAALQYLAQKAGSLDTECRFDAALVDATGKIKVMPGALLSA; via the coding sequence ATGGACAAAGCATCGCGTGGGAAAATTTCATACCTAAAAGGGCAAGCCGCTGAAGACCAAATCGCGGCGGCCTATGTGCGATCTGGTTTTGATATTGTGGAACGCCGTTGGAAAACCAAAGAAGGCGAAATTGATCTGGTGGCAAAACACGGATCAAAAATCTATTTTGTTGAGGTGAAATCCAGTTCGACCTTTGAAACGGCTGTCGAACAAATCACACCACGCCAACAGCAACGTATCCATGATGCCGCGTTGCAATACCTTGCTCAAAAGGCGGGGTCGCTTGACACTGAATGTCGGTTTGATGCTGCGCTTGTGGATGCAACTGGCAAAATCAAAGTGATGCCTGGGGCTTTGTTGTCCGCTTGA
- the rsmI gene encoding 16S rRNA (cytidine(1402)-2'-O)-methyltransferase gives MGAGKITAGLHIVATPIGAARDITLRSLDILAGADVLAAEDTRNTRRLLEIHGIKLGERRLLAYHDHNGAKVRPQIIDALKNGASVAYVSDAGTPMVADPGFDLSRAVIAEGLPVFAAPGASAVLAALCVSGQPSDRFFFAGFAPNKSSARQRFLQEFALIPSTMVFYESPKRIVASLKDMIEIYGAERPVSVCRELTKKFEEVVRGTLQEVLAQLAARESIKGEIVIVLGPPIVVEASEADIDAALEDALKSMRTKDAASDVATRFGLPRKEVYARALVLGKS, from the coding sequence ATGGGCGCTGGAAAAATAACCGCTGGGTTGCATATTGTGGCCACTCCTATCGGGGCGGCACGCGATATAACGCTGCGCAGTTTGGATATCTTGGCAGGTGCGGATGTTCTGGCAGCCGAAGACACGCGCAATACGCGACGATTGCTTGAAATACATGGGATAAAGCTCGGGGAGCGGCGGCTGTTGGCCTATCATGATCATAATGGGGCAAAAGTGCGCCCGCAGATTATTGACGCCCTAAAAAACGGCGCATCTGTGGCTTATGTTTCAGACGCGGGAACGCCAATGGTGGCGGATCCCGGGTTTGATCTGTCACGTGCGGTTATTGCGGAAGGATTGCCTGTTTTTGCTGCCCCTGGGGCAAGTGCGGTTCTGGCGGCGCTGTGCGTATCTGGCCAACCTTCGGATCGGTTCTTTTTCGCAGGGTTCGCCCCCAATAAATCATCCGCACGGCAACGTTTTTTACAGGAATTTGCACTGATCCCATCCACGATGGTGTTCTACGAATCGCCCAAACGCATTGTGGCGAGCTTGAAAGACATGATTGAAATCTATGGTGCAGAACGGCCTGTGTCTGTGTGCCGCGAGCTTACCAAAAAATTTGAAGAAGTTGTTCGCGGCACGTTGCAAGAAGTCCTTGCGCAATTAGCCGCCCGCGAAAGCATTAAGGGCGAAATTGTTATCGTGCTCGGCCCTCCCATTGTGGTTGAAGCCAGCGAAGCAGATATTGATGCGGCTTTGGAGGATGCGCTGAAATCCATGCGCACCAAAGATGCGGCCAGTGATGTGGCAACGCGGTTTGGCTTGCCCCGCAAAGAGGTTTACGCGCGGGCTTTGGTGTTAGGAAAATCTTAA
- a CDS encoding penicillin-binding protein activator, with protein MAALHHFKKLGRHALGALGVGLLLSGCIETNTASQGPKVNTSQPVVVGLMVPSGSGNAQTELLANSLISAAKLAVAEMPDAKIDMRVYSTGGDANQAAAAAQRAANDGAKILVGPLFAQASNAAGTAVAGNSINVLSFSNNPDIAGGNVFILGDTFANTANRVVGYAASQGKKSIAALVRADAAGTVAANAVESAAKSNGAAYVGVAKYELTNESAVAAISATKGLIQQTGATALVMDADAAGALPVFAQLLPEAGISSANTQFIGLTRWDKTSEQVRASTGVQGALFAMTDTSATSSFSQRYSATYGSSPHLLAGKAYDGMRAVGTLLQTGSRDALTRSALTRNAGFSGANGVFRFRPDGTNQRALAVATFREGQVVVVDPAPRSFGGAGF; from the coding sequence ATGGCTGCTTTGCACCACTTTAAAAAACTCGGACGACACGCGCTTGGGGCGCTTGGTGTTGGCCTTTTGCTGTCAGGGTGTATTGAAACCAATACCGCGTCACAGGGCCCCAAAGTGAACACCAGCCAACCTGTCGTGGTTGGCCTTATGGTGCCCTCTGGTTCAGGCAATGCTCAAACGGAATTGCTGGCAAACAGCCTGATTTCTGCGGCAAAACTGGCCGTTGCGGAAATGCCAGACGCCAAGATCGACATGCGGGTGTATTCCACGGGTGGCGACGCGAACCAAGCTGCCGCTGCGGCACAGCGTGCGGCAAATGACGGTGCAAAAATCCTTGTTGGCCCTCTGTTCGCGCAGGCTTCAAACGCGGCGGGCACAGCGGTGGCTGGCAACAGCATCAACGTGCTGAGCTTTTCCAACAACCCCGATATCGCGGGCGGGAACGTGTTTATTTTGGGCGACACTTTCGCCAATACCGCAAACCGTGTGGTTGGCTATGCCGCGTCTCAAGGTAAAAAATCCATCGCAGCACTGGTTCGTGCGGATGCGGCAGGCACAGTCGCCGCCAATGCGGTCGAATCTGCGGCAAAATCAAATGGTGCCGCATATGTAGGTGTCGCAAAATACGAACTAACCAACGAAAGCGCCGTTGCCGCGATTTCAGCAACCAAAGGGTTGATCCAGCAAACAGGCGCAACCGCTCTGGTCATGGATGCGGATGCCGCGGGGGCATTGCCCGTCTTTGCACAGTTACTGCCAGAAGCAGGCATCAGTTCAGCCAACACACAATTCATTGGCCTGACCCGGTGGGACAAAACATCCGAACAAGTGCGCGCCAGCACAGGGGTGCAAGGCGCGTTGTTTGCGATGACAGACACCAGTGCAACATCTTCGTTTTCACAGCGATATTCCGCTACTTACGGCAGCAGCCCGCATTTGCTGGCTGGCAAAGCCTATGACGGGATGCGCGCTGTTGGGACACTGTTGCAAACAGGCTCACGCGACGCGCTCACACGCAGCGCATTGACACGCAACGCTGGCTTTAGCGGGGCCAACGGTGTATTCCGCTTCAGGCCTGACGGCACAAACCAACGCGCACTGGCCGTGGCCACGTTCCGCGAAGGCCAAGTCGTCGTTGTTGATCCAGCACCGAGGAGCTTTGGTGGCGCCGGTTTCTAA
- a CDS encoding [protein-PII] uridylyltransferase, protein MAPVSKTKSTSQTKSDPGALICAPGLLFDAAGVQRSIAEAVAQAKDNFGKRSAISTALHAANVNARELIKTAYQAAPFETRKTTRAYTYVTDQLVSATLANVIEYLHPNPNPTSTEKIAVMAVGGYGRGEMAPFSDVDLLFLSPYKMTAWAESVVESTLYVLWDLKLKIGHATRTVDECLRLGKEDLTIRTALLEARFLTGDAELAKSFEATLWKNLFKSTGPEFVALKLEEREQRHRKQGATRFLLEPNVKEGKGGLRDLQTLFWITKYLSGAKLKSEMIYQGYFTTQEIENFAKAEDFLWTVRCHLHLCVGRAAEQLTFDNQVAIADALGYSESKGLLAVEAFMQDYFRQATHVGDLTRIFLTALEGQHVKQQPSIGKRLLNAMPWNRDDSVPAGYRIEHGRLAIADETAFLGDPINFLRIFEQGLASDILIHPDAMRLIVANLHLIDDDLRQNPDAQKMFLSTLLDYGNPERALRRMNELGVLGAFIPEFQRIVALMQFNMYHHYTVDEHTIQCISNLARIEKGQLKESLPVASGILEDGVDRKVLYVAMLLHDIGKGLPEDHSIAGARLAREIAPQLGLSPAETDTVVWLVEHHLLLSDVAQKRDLSDPRTVREFAKIVKTTSRLNLLTVLTVCDIRGVGPGTWNNWKAQLIRDLYRFTRMTLQEGFDTVDEALAPDEAKEAFRAAMPKWSNDQITAEWDRHYPAYWQGLNTETHTVFAKLMSKASTSEIAMDIKPDVARDATRACFVMQDHPGIFSRLAGALALVGANVVDARTYTTNDGFATSVFWVQDADGAPYEKSRLTRLRSMINKTLKGEVLAQDALKSRDKIKKRERDFNVPTEITFDNTGSDIYTIIEVDTRDRAGLLFDLTKTLSNNNIYIASAVIATYGEQAVDVFYVKDMFGLKLHSPAKQAKIKQALTAAIDRGAEVAMS, encoded by the coding sequence GTGGCGCCGGTTTCTAAAACAAAGTCTACGTCACAGACCAAATCCGATCCCGGTGCATTGATTTGTGCGCCGGGATTGCTTTTTGATGCGGCGGGAGTGCAGCGATCCATTGCAGAGGCCGTTGCCCAAGCAAAAGACAATTTTGGCAAACGCTCGGCCATTTCAACGGCTTTGCATGCGGCAAATGTAAACGCCCGCGAACTCATCAAAACCGCCTACCAAGCAGCCCCGTTTGAAACCCGCAAAACGACCCGTGCCTACACCTATGTCACGGATCAATTGGTCAGTGCCACGTTGGCCAATGTCATCGAATATCTGCATCCAAACCCCAATCCTACAAGCACCGAGAAAATCGCAGTAATGGCCGTTGGTGGCTATGGGCGCGGGGAAATGGCACCTTTTTCTGATGTGGATTTGCTGTTTCTTTCCCCCTACAAAATGACCGCTTGGGCAGAAAGCGTGGTGGAATCCACGCTTTATGTTCTCTGGGATCTCAAGCTGAAAATCGGCCACGCCACGCGAACCGTTGATGAATGCTTGCGCCTTGGCAAAGAAGATTTGACCATTCGCACCGCCCTGTTGGAAGCGCGGTTTTTAACAGGGGATGCAGAGCTGGCGAAATCCTTTGAAGCCACGCTTTGGAAAAACCTGTTCAAATCCACAGGGCCAGAATTTGTGGCGCTCAAACTCGAAGAACGCGAACAACGCCATCGCAAGCAAGGGGCGACACGGTTTTTGCTGGAACCCAATGTGAAAGAAGGCAAAGGCGGCTTGCGCGATTTGCAAACCCTGTTCTGGATCACAAAATATCTGTCAGGCGCAAAGCTCAAGTCAGAGATGATTTACCAAGGGTATTTCACTACACAAGAAATCGAAAATTTCGCCAAAGCCGAAGATTTCTTGTGGACCGTGCGCTGCCATTTGCACCTGTGTGTGGGCCGCGCGGCAGAACAGCTTACCTTTGACAACCAAGTCGCCATCGCAGACGCCTTGGGCTATTCGGAAAGCAAAGGATTGCTGGCAGTCGAAGCCTTTATGCAAGATTACTTTCGCCAAGCCACGCACGTAGGAGACCTGACACGGATTTTCCTCACCGCACTTGAAGGGCAGCATGTGAAACAGCAGCCTTCGATCGGCAAGCGATTGTTGAATGCCATGCCGTGGAACCGCGATGACTCGGTTCCTGCGGGGTATCGGATTGAACACGGGCGTTTGGCCATTGCGGATGAAACAGCGTTTTTGGGCGACCCAATCAACTTCCTGCGTATTTTTGAACAGGGGTTGGCATCGGATATTCTGATCCATCCTGATGCGATGCGCTTGATCGTGGCGAACCTGCATCTGATCGACGATGATTTGCGCCAGAACCCAGATGCGCAAAAGATGTTTTTGTCTACGCTGCTGGACTATGGCAATCCCGAACGGGCGTTACGCCGCATGAACGAACTGGGTGTTCTGGGCGCGTTTATCCCCGAATTTCAACGGATCGTCGCGTTGATGCAGTTCAATATGTACCACCACTACACAGTGGACGAACACACGATCCAATGTATTTCCAATCTGGCACGCATCGAAAAAGGGCAGCTCAAAGAAAGCCTGCCCGTAGCCTCTGGCATTTTGGAAGACGGAGTTGATCGCAAGGTACTGTACGTCGCGATGCTTCTGCATGACATTGGCAAAGGCCTGCCCGAAGACCATTCCATCGCGGGTGCTCGACTGGCCCGTGAAATTGCACCGCAACTTGGGTTGTCCCCTGCGGAAACCGACACTGTGGTTTGGCTGGTCGAACATCATTTACTTCTGTCTGACGTGGCACAAAAACGCGATCTGTCTGATCCACGCACCGTGCGCGAATTTGCCAAAATTGTGAAAACAACGTCCCGATTAAACCTGCTAACAGTTCTTACGGTTTGCGACATTCGTGGCGTCGGACCTGGCACATGGAACAACTGGAAGGCGCAGCTGATCCGCGACCTTTATCGGTTCACCCGCATGACCCTGCAAGAAGGGTTCGATACGGTTGACGAAGCACTGGCCCCTGATGAAGCCAAAGAGGCCTTCCGCGCGGCAATGCCGAAATGGTCCAACGACCAAATCACGGCGGAATGGGATCGCCATTATCCCGCCTATTGGCAGGGGCTGAACACGGAAACACACACAGTGTTTGCCAAACTGATGTCAAAGGCCTCCACCAGTGAAATCGCTATGGATATCAAACCTGATGTGGCACGGGATGCAACGCGCGCCTGTTTTGTGATGCAGGATCATCCAGGTATCTTTTCACGCCTTGCAGGGGCTTTGGCGCTGGTCGGGGCAAACGTTGTGGACGCACGTACCTACACCACCAATGACGGGTTCGCCACATCGGTGTTTTGGGTGCAGGATGCCGACGGAGCCCCCTATGAAAAATCCCGCCTTACGCGGTTGCGCAGCATGATTAACAAAACGCTCAAAGGCGAGGTCCTAGCCCAAGATGCACTAAAATCCCGCGACAAAATCAAAAAGCGCGAGCGCGACTTTAACGTGCCAACTGAAATCACTTTCGATAACACAGGATCGGACATTTATACCATTATCGAGGTGGACACACGCGACCGCGCAGGGCTGTTGTTTGATCTGACCAAAACCCTATCGAACAACAATATCTATATCGCCAGTGCGGTGATTGCGACCTATGGCGAACAAGCTGTGGATGTGTTTTATGTCAAAGACATGTTCGGTTTGAAACTGCATTCCCCAGCCAAACAGGCCAAGATCAAACAGGCGCTTACGGCGGCCATTGATCGCGGGGCCGAAGTGGCCATGTCATGA
- the murJ gene encoding murein biosynthesis integral membrane protein MurJ yields the protein MSPKSNPIRLIASFFTVSVWTLASRVMGFVREIMFASFFGSSATAEAFQIAFALPNMFRRFFAEGAFNMAFVPMFAKKLENGEDAKEFAQNAMANLATILIILTTIALIAMPWFVWATASGFVGDERFDLATDFGRIAFPYILFISLAALLSGVLNALGRFAAAAAAPVFLNIILVAAMTLAYYQGYDVGRALTWGVPVAGVVQLGIVWVAAKRAGIRLMPQMPRLTPDIKKLALIALPAMLAGGVVQVNLLVGRNVASDFEGAIQWLAVADRLYQLPLGVVGIAIGVVLLPDLSRKLSAGDADGGQYAFNRATEFALALTLPATVGLMLVPEHVVSVLFERGAFNANDSAMTASALAIYAVGLPAFVLQKVFQPLYFAREDTKTPFRFALVSMVLNAVLAIGLREYYGFLAAAIGTTLSSIALVVLLYFGTRRLGMEAQFDAGLKRTVPRLFAASLVMGLATYGLGQLLAPYFGQAGIRYAALVVLIIGAIAVYAAACVLFGAFTKQSLRGFVKR from the coding sequence ATGAGCCCAAAATCCAATCCGATCCGCCTGATCGCCAGCTTTTTCACGGTCAGCGTGTGGACGCTCGCAAGTCGTGTCATGGGATTTGTGCGCGAGATTATGTTCGCCAGCTTTTTTGGCTCTTCGGCCACAGCAGAAGCGTTTCAAATTGCCTTTGCTTTGCCCAATATGTTCCGCCGCTTTTTTGCGGAAGGGGCCTTCAACATGGCCTTTGTGCCTATGTTTGCCAAAAAGCTGGAAAATGGCGAAGACGCCAAAGAGTTCGCGCAAAATGCGATGGCGAATTTGGCCACAATTCTGATCATCCTAACCACCATCGCTCTGATAGCTATGCCGTGGTTTGTCTGGGCCACCGCATCTGGATTTGTTGGGGACGAGCGGTTCGATTTGGCCACGGATTTTGGCCGCATCGCCTTTCCCTACATCTTGTTTATTTCGCTGGCCGCGCTGTTATCAGGGGTTCTGAACGCGCTTGGCCGATTTGCCGCCGCCGCTGCTGCACCTGTGTTTTTGAACATCATCCTCGTGGCGGCCATGACATTGGCCTATTACCAAGGCTACGACGTGGGTCGCGCTTTGACTTGGGGCGTACCCGTGGCGGGTGTTGTGCAGCTCGGCATCGTTTGGGTCGCTGCAAAACGCGCGGGCATTCGCTTGATGCCTCAAATGCCCCGTCTGACGCCCGATATCAAAAAGCTCGCACTGATCGCCTTGCCTGCCATGCTGGCGGGCGGCGTGGTGCAGGTTAACCTGTTGGTTGGGCGCAACGTAGCCAGCGATTTTGAAGGGGCAATTCAATGGTTAGCTGTTGCGGATCGCCTATACCAACTGCCCTTGGGTGTGGTTGGCATTGCCATTGGCGTTGTGTTGCTGCCCGATTTATCGCGCAAACTGTCCGCAGGGGATGCGGATGGTGGGCAATATGCGTTTAATCGTGCCACCGAATTTGCCCTTGCCCTAACACTGCCTGCCACTGTTGGGCTGATGCTGGTGCCTGAACATGTGGTGTCTGTGCTGTTTGAACGGGGCGCGTTTAACGCCAATGACAGTGCAATGACCGCCAGCGCCTTGGCCATTTATGCCGTTGGACTGCCCGCATTTGTGCTGCAAAAAGTGTTTCAGCCGCTGTATTTCGCCCGTGAAGACACCAAAACCCCGTTCCGTTTTGCATTGGTGTCGATGGTGCTGAATGCCGTGTTGGCGATTGGGTTGCGCGAATACTATGGCTTCTTGGCAGCCGCCATTGGCACGACACTGTCTTCCATTGCATTGGTGGTTTTATTGTACTTTGGAACACGCAGACTTGGCATGGAAGCCCAATTCGATGCTGGGCTAAAACGCACCGTTCCACGGTTGTTTGCGGCCAGTCTGGTCATGGGGTTGGCCACCTATGGTCTTGGTCAACTGCTGGCCCCGTATTTTGGCCAAGCGGGCATACGCTATGCTGCCCTTGTTGTTCTCATCATCGGCGCCATCGCCGTTTATGCCGCTGCGTGCGTCCTGTTCGGCGCCTTCACGAAACAAAGCCTACGCGGTTTTGTAAAACGCTAG